From Solanum lycopersicum chromosome 8, SLM_r2.1, the proteins below share one genomic window:
- the LOC101248902 gene encoding protein TOPLESS-RELATED PROTEIN 2-like isoform X1 has translation MSSLSRELVFLILQFLDEEKFKETVHKLEQESGFFFNMKYFEEQVQAGEWDEVERYLSGFTKVEDNRYSMKIFFEIRKQKYLEALDKHDRVKAVEILVKDLKVFASFNEDLFKEITQLLTLDNFRQNEQLSKYGDTKSARNIMLVELKKLIEANPLFRDKLAFPSFKASRLRTLINQSLNWQHQLCKNPRPNPDIKTLFTDHTCASSNGTRPPPPVNTPLAGPVPKPGAFPPLGAHSPFQPVVSPSPSAIAGWMSSANTSMSHTAVAPGPPGLVQAPGAAGFLKHPRANPGGPGMDFQMAESEHLMKRMRAGQSDEVSFSGSTHPPNMYSPDDLPKTVVRNLSQGSNVMSMDFHPQQQTVLLVGTNVGDISIWEVGSRERLAHKSFKVWDISACSMPFQSALVKDATVSVNRCVWGPDGSILGVAFSKHIVQIYTYSPAGELRQHLEIDAHAGGVNDIAFSHPNKQLCVVTCGDDKTIKVWDAVSGRREHMFEGHEAPVYSVCPHYKESIQFIFSTAIDGKIKAWLYDGMGSRVDYDAPGLWCTTMAYSADGTRLFSCGTSKEGESHLVEWNESEGAIKRTFSGFRKRSLGVVQFDTTRNRFLAAGDEFQIKFWEMDNTNMLTATDGDGGLPASPRLRFNKEGSLLAVTTSDNGIKVLANTDGQRMLRMLESRAFEGSRALSDVNVKPPIAGSLGPIPNISGSAPQIIERSDRTQQSMSIGNLATMESSRGPDVKPRIAENMDKIKSWKFSDIADSSQLKTLKLPDPLSASKVLRLLYTNSGLSVLALSSNAIHKLWKWQRNERNPSGKSSAAVVPQLWQPTNGALMSNDVGDAKSAEDAAACIALSKNDSYVMSASGGKVSLFNMMTFKVMTTFMPPPPAATYLAFHPQDNNVIAVGMEDSTIQIYNVRVDEVKIKLKGHQKRITGLAFSQSLNVLVSSGADAQLCIWSVDGWEKKKARPIQVPPGHQAPLVGETRVQFHNDQSHILVVHESQIGIYDTQLECQRSWYPRDSLSAPISSAIYSCDGLLIFTGFCDGAIGIFDADSLRLRCRIAPSAYLSSIGSSGSGAAFPVVIAAHPSDSHQFALGMSDGTVHVIEPSDAEPKWGGSSSQENGAMPSIPSSSALNSQPSETPSR, from the exons ATGTCTTCCTTGAGTAGGGAACTGGTTTTCTTAATCCTCCAGTTTTTGGATGAAGAGAAGTTCAAAGAAACAGTTCATAA GTTGGAGCAAGAATCTGGTTTCTTCTTCAACATGAAATACTTTGAGGAACAAGTGCAAGCTGGTGAATGGGATGAAGTTGAGCGATACCTTAGTGGGTTCACAAAGGTTGAAGACAACCGCTATTCAATGAAGATCTTCTTTGAAATAAGAAAGCAAAAATATCTTGAAGCTCTTGACAA GCACGATCGAGTAAAAGCAGTTGAAATTCTTGTGAAGGACCTTAAGGTTTTTGCTTCTTTTAATGAAGATCTCTTCAAAGAGATCACCCAGTTATTGACTCTTGACAATTTTAG GCAGAACGAGCAGCTCTCCAAATATGGGGATACAAAGTCGGCGAGAAACATTATGCTGGTAGAACTAAAAAAGCTTATCGAGGCAAACCCTCTGTTCCGTGACAAGTTAGCTTTTCCCTCTTTCAAAGCTTCACGACTGCGGACATTGATTAATCAAAG TCTTAACTGGCAGCATCAGCTATGCAAGAATCCACGTCCAAATCCTGATATTAAAACACTTTTTACTGATCATACTTGTGCTTCTAGCAATGGAACTCGGCCTCCTCCTCCTGTAAATACGCCTCTTGCTGGACCAGTTCCAAAGCCTGGGGCATTTCCTCCACTTGGAGCACACAGT CCATTCCAACCAGTTGTTTCACCTTCACCAAGTGCCATCGCAGGGTGGATGTCAAGTGCAAACACTTCTATGTCTCACACTGCTGTTGCTCCTGGTCCCCCTGGACTCGTGCAGGCTCCTGGTGCTG CTGGCTTTCTAAAACATCCAAGAGCTAACCCAGGCGGTCCTGGAATGGACTTTCAAATGGCCGAATCAGAGCATTTGATGAAACGAATGCGTGCTGGTCAATCTGATGAG GTATCCTTTTCTGGTTCAACTCATCCTCCCAATATGTATTCACCGGATGACCTTCCCAAAACTGTTGTGCGGAATCTTAGCCAAGGATCTAACGTTATGAGCATGGATTTCCATCCACAACAACAGACTGTTCTTCTAG TGGGTACCAATGTTGGTGACATTAGCATTTGGGAAGTTGGATCTCGAGAACGGTTAGCGCATAAGTCCTTCAAGGTTTGGGATATATCTGCATGCTCAATGCCATTCCAG TCAGCTTTGGTCAAAGATGCCACGGTATCAGTCAATCGATGCGTGTGGGGTCCAGATGGTTCTATACTTG GTGTTGCCTTTTCAAAGCACATTGTTCAAATATACACATACAGCCCAGCGGGAGAATTGAGACAGCATCTAGAA ATTGATGCTCATGCTGGTGGTGTTAATGATATTGCATTTTCCCACCCTAATAAGCAACTCTGTGTAGTGACGTGTGGGGATGACAAGACAATCAAG GTCTGGGATGCAGTAAGTGGTCGTAGAGAACATATGTTTGAGGGGCATGAAGCTCCTGTATATTCTGTCTGCCCTCACTACAAAGAGAGTATCCAG TTTATTTTCTCTACGGCTATTGATGGTAAAATTAAAGCTTGGCTTTATGATGGCATGGGATCAAGAGTAGATTATGATGCTCCTGGTCTTTGGTGCACAACAATGGCATATAGTGCCGATGGAACCAG ACTTTTCTCTTGTGGGACAAGTAAAGAAGGCGAATCCCACCTTGTAGAGTGGAATGAGAGTGAAGGAGCAATCAAGAGGACATTCTCTGGCTTTAGAAAGCGTTCATTAGGTGTTGTGCAGTTTGATACTACGAGAAATCGTTTCTTGGCTGCGGGTGATGAGTTCCAGATAAAGTTTTGGGAAATGGATAATACCAACATGCTTACAGCTACTGATGGCGATGGTGGATTGCCT GCTAGTCCTAGACTAAGATTCAATAAGGAAGGCTCATTGCTGGCTGTCACGACGAGTGATAACGGAATCAAGGTTCTGGCAAATACTGATGGACAGCGAATGCTGAGGATGCTGGAGAGCAGGGCATTTGAGGGTTCTCGTGCGCTTTCTGATGTCAATGTTAAG CCACCAATTGCTGGTTCCTTGGGTCCAATTCCTAATATATCTGGCTCGGCACCTCAAATCATTGAACGTAGTGATAGAACTCAGCAATCAATGTCTATCGGCAATCTG GCCACCATGGAAAGCAGCAGAGGTCCCGATGTAAAACCTAGAATTGCAGAAAATATGGACAAGATTAAAAGCTGGAAATTCTCTGACATTGCTGACTCATCTCAACTTAAAACGCTAAAGTTGCCAGACCCTCTGTCAGCAAGCAAG GTACTGCGGCTGCTCTATACTAATTCTGGGCTTTCTGTGCTGGCACTCAGCTCTAATGCCATTCATAAGCTCTGGAAATGGCAGAGAAATGAGCGAAATCCATCTGGAAAG TCTTCTGCAGCAGTTGTTCCACAACTGTGGCAGCCAACAAATGGAGCACTCATGTCTAATGATGTCGGTGATGCGAAGTCAGCTGAAGATGCGGCTGCATGTATCGCTTTATCTAAAAATGATTCTTATGTCATGTCTGCTTCTGGTGGGAAGGTCTCCTTGTTTAACATGATGACCTTCAAG GTGATGACAACTTTCATGCCACCACCCCCTGCAGCCACCTATTTGGCATTTCATCCTCAAGATAACAATGTTATTGCTGTAGGAATGGAGGACTCCACTATCCAGATATATAATGTTAGGGTGGATGAG GTCAAAATCAAGCTCAAGGGTCACCAGAAACGGATCACAGGCCTTGCTTTTTCACAGAGCTTGAATGTACTGGTATCTTCAGGTGCAGATGCACAG CTATGTATCTGGAGTGTTGATGGCTGGGAAAAGAAAAAAGCAAGACCTATACAAGTGCCACCAGGTCACCAAGCTCCCTTAGTTGGAGAAACTAGAGTCCAATTCCATAATGACCAATCTCATATACTAGTAGTTCATGAAAGCCAAATTGGAATCTATGATACCCAACTTGAATGTCAACGTTCA TGGTATCCAAGAGATTCACTTTCTGCTCCCATTTCAAGTGCTATATATTCATGTGATGGTCTGCTGATTTTTACTGGATTCTGTGATGGTGCAATCGGAATATTTGATGCAGACAGTCTCAGACTTCGATGTAGAATTGCACCCTCGGCTTACTTATCTTCAATTGGCAG CAGCGGCAGCGGCGCTGCATTTCCTGTAGTGATAGCAGCACATCCATCTGATTCCCATCAATTTGCTCTTGGTATGAGTGATGGCACAGTGCATGTGATCGAGCCATCAGATGCAGAGCCCAAGTGGGGCGGTTCATCGTCTCAAGAAAATGGAGCTATGCCTTCTATTCCCTCAAGTTCTGCATTGAATAGTCAGCCATCAGAAACACCTTCAAGGTGA
- the LOC101248902 gene encoding protein TOPLESS-RELATED PROTEIN 2-like isoform X2, protein MSSLSRELVFLILQFLDEEKFKETVHKLEQESGFFFNMKYFEEQVQAGEWDEVERYLSGFTKVEDNRYSMKIFFEIRKQKYLEALDKHDRVKAVEILVKDLKVFASFNEDLFKEITQLLTLDNFRQNEQLSKYGDTKSARNIMLVELKKLIEANPLFRDKLAFPSFKASRLRTLINQSLNWQHQLCKNPRPNPDIKTLFTDHTCASSNGTRPPPPVNTPLAGPVPKPGAFPPLGAHSPFQPVVSPSPSAIAGWMSSANTSMSHTAVAPGPPGLVQAPGAAGFLKHPRANPGGPGMDFQMAESEHLMKRMRAGQSDEVSFSGSTHPPNMYSPDDLPKTVVRNLSQGSNVMSMDFHPQQQTVLLVGTNVGDISIWEVGSRERLAHKSFKVWDISACSMPFQSALVKDATVSVNRCVWGPDGSILGVAFSKHIVQIYTYSPAGELRQHLEIDAHAGGVNDIAFSHPNKQLCVVTCGDDKTIKVWDAVSGRREHMFEGHEAPVYSVCPHYKESIQFIFSTAIDGKIKAWLYDGMGSRVDYDAPGLWCTTMAYSADGTRLFSCGTSKEGESHLVEWNESEGAIKRTFSGFRKRSLGVVQFDTTRNRFLAAGDEFQIKFWEMDNTNMLTATDGDGGLPASPRLRFNKEGSLLAVTTSDNGIKVLANTDGQRMLRMLESRAFEGSRALSDVNVKPPIAGSLGPIPNISGSAPQIIERSDRTQQSMSIGNLATMESSRGPDVKPRIAENMDKIKSWKFSDIADSSQLKTLKLPDPLSASKVLRLLYTNSGLSVLALSSNAIHKLWKWQRNERNPSGKSSAAVVPQLWQPTNGALMSNDVGDAKSAEDAAACIALSKNDSYVMSASGGKVSLFNMMTFKVMTTFMPPPPAATYLAFHPQDNNVIAVGMEDSTIQIYNVRVDEVKIKLKGHQKRITGLAFSQSLNVLVSSGADAQLCIWSVDGWEKKKARPIQVPPGHQAPLVGETRVQFHNDQSHILVVHESQIGIYDTQLECQRSWYPRDSLSAPISSAIYSCDGLLIFTGFCDGAIGIFDADSLRLRCRIAPSAYLSSIGSGSGAAFPVVIAAHPSDSHQFALGMSDGTVHVIEPSDAEPKWGGSSSQENGAMPSIPSSSALNSQPSETPSR, encoded by the exons ATGTCTTCCTTGAGTAGGGAACTGGTTTTCTTAATCCTCCAGTTTTTGGATGAAGAGAAGTTCAAAGAAACAGTTCATAA GTTGGAGCAAGAATCTGGTTTCTTCTTCAACATGAAATACTTTGAGGAACAAGTGCAAGCTGGTGAATGGGATGAAGTTGAGCGATACCTTAGTGGGTTCACAAAGGTTGAAGACAACCGCTATTCAATGAAGATCTTCTTTGAAATAAGAAAGCAAAAATATCTTGAAGCTCTTGACAA GCACGATCGAGTAAAAGCAGTTGAAATTCTTGTGAAGGACCTTAAGGTTTTTGCTTCTTTTAATGAAGATCTCTTCAAAGAGATCACCCAGTTATTGACTCTTGACAATTTTAG GCAGAACGAGCAGCTCTCCAAATATGGGGATACAAAGTCGGCGAGAAACATTATGCTGGTAGAACTAAAAAAGCTTATCGAGGCAAACCCTCTGTTCCGTGACAAGTTAGCTTTTCCCTCTTTCAAAGCTTCACGACTGCGGACATTGATTAATCAAAG TCTTAACTGGCAGCATCAGCTATGCAAGAATCCACGTCCAAATCCTGATATTAAAACACTTTTTACTGATCATACTTGTGCTTCTAGCAATGGAACTCGGCCTCCTCCTCCTGTAAATACGCCTCTTGCTGGACCAGTTCCAAAGCCTGGGGCATTTCCTCCACTTGGAGCACACAGT CCATTCCAACCAGTTGTTTCACCTTCACCAAGTGCCATCGCAGGGTGGATGTCAAGTGCAAACACTTCTATGTCTCACACTGCTGTTGCTCCTGGTCCCCCTGGACTCGTGCAGGCTCCTGGTGCTG CTGGCTTTCTAAAACATCCAAGAGCTAACCCAGGCGGTCCTGGAATGGACTTTCAAATGGCCGAATCAGAGCATTTGATGAAACGAATGCGTGCTGGTCAATCTGATGAG GTATCCTTTTCTGGTTCAACTCATCCTCCCAATATGTATTCACCGGATGACCTTCCCAAAACTGTTGTGCGGAATCTTAGCCAAGGATCTAACGTTATGAGCATGGATTTCCATCCACAACAACAGACTGTTCTTCTAG TGGGTACCAATGTTGGTGACATTAGCATTTGGGAAGTTGGATCTCGAGAACGGTTAGCGCATAAGTCCTTCAAGGTTTGGGATATATCTGCATGCTCAATGCCATTCCAG TCAGCTTTGGTCAAAGATGCCACGGTATCAGTCAATCGATGCGTGTGGGGTCCAGATGGTTCTATACTTG GTGTTGCCTTTTCAAAGCACATTGTTCAAATATACACATACAGCCCAGCGGGAGAATTGAGACAGCATCTAGAA ATTGATGCTCATGCTGGTGGTGTTAATGATATTGCATTTTCCCACCCTAATAAGCAACTCTGTGTAGTGACGTGTGGGGATGACAAGACAATCAAG GTCTGGGATGCAGTAAGTGGTCGTAGAGAACATATGTTTGAGGGGCATGAAGCTCCTGTATATTCTGTCTGCCCTCACTACAAAGAGAGTATCCAG TTTATTTTCTCTACGGCTATTGATGGTAAAATTAAAGCTTGGCTTTATGATGGCATGGGATCAAGAGTAGATTATGATGCTCCTGGTCTTTGGTGCACAACAATGGCATATAGTGCCGATGGAACCAG ACTTTTCTCTTGTGGGACAAGTAAAGAAGGCGAATCCCACCTTGTAGAGTGGAATGAGAGTGAAGGAGCAATCAAGAGGACATTCTCTGGCTTTAGAAAGCGTTCATTAGGTGTTGTGCAGTTTGATACTACGAGAAATCGTTTCTTGGCTGCGGGTGATGAGTTCCAGATAAAGTTTTGGGAAATGGATAATACCAACATGCTTACAGCTACTGATGGCGATGGTGGATTGCCT GCTAGTCCTAGACTAAGATTCAATAAGGAAGGCTCATTGCTGGCTGTCACGACGAGTGATAACGGAATCAAGGTTCTGGCAAATACTGATGGACAGCGAATGCTGAGGATGCTGGAGAGCAGGGCATTTGAGGGTTCTCGTGCGCTTTCTGATGTCAATGTTAAG CCACCAATTGCTGGTTCCTTGGGTCCAATTCCTAATATATCTGGCTCGGCACCTCAAATCATTGAACGTAGTGATAGAACTCAGCAATCAATGTCTATCGGCAATCTG GCCACCATGGAAAGCAGCAGAGGTCCCGATGTAAAACCTAGAATTGCAGAAAATATGGACAAGATTAAAAGCTGGAAATTCTCTGACATTGCTGACTCATCTCAACTTAAAACGCTAAAGTTGCCAGACCCTCTGTCAGCAAGCAAG GTACTGCGGCTGCTCTATACTAATTCTGGGCTTTCTGTGCTGGCACTCAGCTCTAATGCCATTCATAAGCTCTGGAAATGGCAGAGAAATGAGCGAAATCCATCTGGAAAG TCTTCTGCAGCAGTTGTTCCACAACTGTGGCAGCCAACAAATGGAGCACTCATGTCTAATGATGTCGGTGATGCGAAGTCAGCTGAAGATGCGGCTGCATGTATCGCTTTATCTAAAAATGATTCTTATGTCATGTCTGCTTCTGGTGGGAAGGTCTCCTTGTTTAACATGATGACCTTCAAG GTGATGACAACTTTCATGCCACCACCCCCTGCAGCCACCTATTTGGCATTTCATCCTCAAGATAACAATGTTATTGCTGTAGGAATGGAGGACTCCACTATCCAGATATATAATGTTAGGGTGGATGAG GTCAAAATCAAGCTCAAGGGTCACCAGAAACGGATCACAGGCCTTGCTTTTTCACAGAGCTTGAATGTACTGGTATCTTCAGGTGCAGATGCACAG CTATGTATCTGGAGTGTTGATGGCTGGGAAAAGAAAAAAGCAAGACCTATACAAGTGCCACCAGGTCACCAAGCTCCCTTAGTTGGAGAAACTAGAGTCCAATTCCATAATGACCAATCTCATATACTAGTAGTTCATGAAAGCCAAATTGGAATCTATGATACCCAACTTGAATGTCAACGTTCA TGGTATCCAAGAGATTCACTTTCTGCTCCCATTTCAAGTGCTATATATTCATGTGATGGTCTGCTGATTTTTACTGGATTCTGTGATGGTGCAATCGGAATATTTGATGCAGACAGTCTCAGACTTCGATGTAGAATTGCACCCTCGGCTTACTTATCTTCAATTGGCAG CGGCAGCGGCGCTGCATTTCCTGTAGTGATAGCAGCACATCCATCTGATTCCCATCAATTTGCTCTTGGTATGAGTGATGGCACAGTGCATGTGATCGAGCCATCAGATGCAGAGCCCAAGTGGGGCGGTTCATCGTCTCAAGAAAATGGAGCTATGCCTTCTATTCCCTCAAGTTCTGCATTGAATAGTCAGCCATCAGAAACACCTTCAAGGTGA
- the LOC101248902 gene encoding protein TOPLESS-RELATED PROTEIN 2-like isoform X4 translates to MSSLSRELVFLILQFLDEEKFKETVHKLEQESGFFFNMKYFEEQVQAGEWDEVERYLSGFTKVEDNRYSMKIFFEIRKQKYLEALDKHDRVKAVEILVKDLKVFASFNEDLFKEITQLLTLDNFRQNEQLSKYGDTKSARNIMLVELKKLIEANPLFRDKLAFPSFKASRLRTLINQSLNWQHQLCKNPRPNPDIKTLFTDHTCASSNGTRPPPPVNTPLAGPVPKPGAFPPLGAHSPFQPVVSPSPSAIAGWMSSANTSMSHTAVAPGPPGLVQAPAGFLKHPRANPGGPGMDFQMAESEHLMKRMRAGQSDEVSFSGSTHPPNMYSPDDLPKTVVRNLSQGSNVMSMDFHPQQQTVLLVGTNVGDISIWEVGSRERLAHKSFKVWDISACSMPFQSALVKDATVSVNRCVWGPDGSILGVAFSKHIVQIYTYSPAGELRQHLEIDAHAGGVNDIAFSHPNKQLCVVTCGDDKTIKVWDAVSGRREHMFEGHEAPVYSVCPHYKESIQFIFSTAIDGKIKAWLYDGMGSRVDYDAPGLWCTTMAYSADGTRLFSCGTSKEGESHLVEWNESEGAIKRTFSGFRKRSLGVVQFDTTRNRFLAAGDEFQIKFWEMDNTNMLTATDGDGGLPASPRLRFNKEGSLLAVTTSDNGIKVLANTDGQRMLRMLESRAFEGSRALSDVNVKPPIAGSLGPIPNISGSAPQIIERSDRTQQSMSIGNLATMESSRGPDVKPRIAENMDKIKSWKFSDIADSSQLKTLKLPDPLSASKVLRLLYTNSGLSVLALSSNAIHKLWKWQRNERNPSGKSSAAVVPQLWQPTNGALMSNDVGDAKSAEDAAACIALSKNDSYVMSASGGKVSLFNMMTFKVMTTFMPPPPAATYLAFHPQDNNVIAVGMEDSTIQIYNVRVDEVKIKLKGHQKRITGLAFSQSLNVLVSSGADAQLCIWSVDGWEKKKARPIQVPPGHQAPLVGETRVQFHNDQSHILVVHESQIGIYDTQLECQRSWYPRDSLSAPISSAIYSCDGLLIFTGFCDGAIGIFDADSLRLRCRIAPSAYLSSIGSGSGAAFPVVIAAHPSDSHQFALGMSDGTVHVIEPSDAEPKWGGSSSQENGAMPSIPSSSALNSQPSETPSR, encoded by the exons ATGTCTTCCTTGAGTAGGGAACTGGTTTTCTTAATCCTCCAGTTTTTGGATGAAGAGAAGTTCAAAGAAACAGTTCATAA GTTGGAGCAAGAATCTGGTTTCTTCTTCAACATGAAATACTTTGAGGAACAAGTGCAAGCTGGTGAATGGGATGAAGTTGAGCGATACCTTAGTGGGTTCACAAAGGTTGAAGACAACCGCTATTCAATGAAGATCTTCTTTGAAATAAGAAAGCAAAAATATCTTGAAGCTCTTGACAA GCACGATCGAGTAAAAGCAGTTGAAATTCTTGTGAAGGACCTTAAGGTTTTTGCTTCTTTTAATGAAGATCTCTTCAAAGAGATCACCCAGTTATTGACTCTTGACAATTTTAG GCAGAACGAGCAGCTCTCCAAATATGGGGATACAAAGTCGGCGAGAAACATTATGCTGGTAGAACTAAAAAAGCTTATCGAGGCAAACCCTCTGTTCCGTGACAAGTTAGCTTTTCCCTCTTTCAAAGCTTCACGACTGCGGACATTGATTAATCAAAG TCTTAACTGGCAGCATCAGCTATGCAAGAATCCACGTCCAAATCCTGATATTAAAACACTTTTTACTGATCATACTTGTGCTTCTAGCAATGGAACTCGGCCTCCTCCTCCTGTAAATACGCCTCTTGCTGGACCAGTTCCAAAGCCTGGGGCATTTCCTCCACTTGGAGCACACAGT CCATTCCAACCAGTTGTTTCACCTTCACCAAGTGCCATCGCAGGGTGGATGTCAAGTGCAAACACTTCTATGTCTCACACTGCTGTTGCTCCTGGTCCCCCTGGACTCGTGCAGGCTCCTG CTGGCTTTCTAAAACATCCAAGAGCTAACCCAGGCGGTCCTGGAATGGACTTTCAAATGGCCGAATCAGAGCATTTGATGAAACGAATGCGTGCTGGTCAATCTGATGAG GTATCCTTTTCTGGTTCAACTCATCCTCCCAATATGTATTCACCGGATGACCTTCCCAAAACTGTTGTGCGGAATCTTAGCCAAGGATCTAACGTTATGAGCATGGATTTCCATCCACAACAACAGACTGTTCTTCTAG TGGGTACCAATGTTGGTGACATTAGCATTTGGGAAGTTGGATCTCGAGAACGGTTAGCGCATAAGTCCTTCAAGGTTTGGGATATATCTGCATGCTCAATGCCATTCCAG TCAGCTTTGGTCAAAGATGCCACGGTATCAGTCAATCGATGCGTGTGGGGTCCAGATGGTTCTATACTTG GTGTTGCCTTTTCAAAGCACATTGTTCAAATATACACATACAGCCCAGCGGGAGAATTGAGACAGCATCTAGAA ATTGATGCTCATGCTGGTGGTGTTAATGATATTGCATTTTCCCACCCTAATAAGCAACTCTGTGTAGTGACGTGTGGGGATGACAAGACAATCAAG GTCTGGGATGCAGTAAGTGGTCGTAGAGAACATATGTTTGAGGGGCATGAAGCTCCTGTATATTCTGTCTGCCCTCACTACAAAGAGAGTATCCAG TTTATTTTCTCTACGGCTATTGATGGTAAAATTAAAGCTTGGCTTTATGATGGCATGGGATCAAGAGTAGATTATGATGCTCCTGGTCTTTGGTGCACAACAATGGCATATAGTGCCGATGGAACCAG ACTTTTCTCTTGTGGGACAAGTAAAGAAGGCGAATCCCACCTTGTAGAGTGGAATGAGAGTGAAGGAGCAATCAAGAGGACATTCTCTGGCTTTAGAAAGCGTTCATTAGGTGTTGTGCAGTTTGATACTACGAGAAATCGTTTCTTGGCTGCGGGTGATGAGTTCCAGATAAAGTTTTGGGAAATGGATAATACCAACATGCTTACAGCTACTGATGGCGATGGTGGATTGCCT GCTAGTCCTAGACTAAGATTCAATAAGGAAGGCTCATTGCTGGCTGTCACGACGAGTGATAACGGAATCAAGGTTCTGGCAAATACTGATGGACAGCGAATGCTGAGGATGCTGGAGAGCAGGGCATTTGAGGGTTCTCGTGCGCTTTCTGATGTCAATGTTAAG CCACCAATTGCTGGTTCCTTGGGTCCAATTCCTAATATATCTGGCTCGGCACCTCAAATCATTGAACGTAGTGATAGAACTCAGCAATCAATGTCTATCGGCAATCTG GCCACCATGGAAAGCAGCAGAGGTCCCGATGTAAAACCTAGAATTGCAGAAAATATGGACAAGATTAAAAGCTGGAAATTCTCTGACATTGCTGACTCATCTCAACTTAAAACGCTAAAGTTGCCAGACCCTCTGTCAGCAAGCAAG GTACTGCGGCTGCTCTATACTAATTCTGGGCTTTCTGTGCTGGCACTCAGCTCTAATGCCATTCATAAGCTCTGGAAATGGCAGAGAAATGAGCGAAATCCATCTGGAAAG TCTTCTGCAGCAGTTGTTCCACAACTGTGGCAGCCAACAAATGGAGCACTCATGTCTAATGATGTCGGTGATGCGAAGTCAGCTGAAGATGCGGCTGCATGTATCGCTTTATCTAAAAATGATTCTTATGTCATGTCTGCTTCTGGTGGGAAGGTCTCCTTGTTTAACATGATGACCTTCAAG GTGATGACAACTTTCATGCCACCACCCCCTGCAGCCACCTATTTGGCATTTCATCCTCAAGATAACAATGTTATTGCTGTAGGAATGGAGGACTCCACTATCCAGATATATAATGTTAGGGTGGATGAG GTCAAAATCAAGCTCAAGGGTCACCAGAAACGGATCACAGGCCTTGCTTTTTCACAGAGCTTGAATGTACTGGTATCTTCAGGTGCAGATGCACAG CTATGTATCTGGAGTGTTGATGGCTGGGAAAAGAAAAAAGCAAGACCTATACAAGTGCCACCAGGTCACCAAGCTCCCTTAGTTGGAGAAACTAGAGTCCAATTCCATAATGACCAATCTCATATACTAGTAGTTCATGAAAGCCAAATTGGAATCTATGATACCCAACTTGAATGTCAACGTTCA TGGTATCCAAGAGATTCACTTTCTGCTCCCATTTCAAGTGCTATATATTCATGTGATGGTCTGCTGATTTTTACTGGATTCTGTGATGGTGCAATCGGAATATTTGATGCAGACAGTCTCAGACTTCGATGTAGAATTGCACCCTCGGCTTACTTATCTTCAATTGGCAG CGGCAGCGGCGCTGCATTTCCTGTAGTGATAGCAGCACATCCATCTGATTCCCATCAATTTGCTCTTGGTATGAGTGATGGCACAGTGCATGTGATCGAGCCATCAGATGCAGAGCCCAAGTGGGGCGGTTCATCGTCTCAAGAAAATGGAGCTATGCCTTCTATTCCCTCAAGTTCTGCATTGAATAGTCAGCCATCAGAAACACCTTCAAGGTGA